In one Macaca fascicularis isolate 582-1 chromosome 6, T2T-MFA8v1.1 genomic region, the following are encoded:
- the RIMOC1 gene encoding RAB7A-interacting MON1-CCZ1 complex subunit 1 isoform X1 translates to MAAAFCSVVRRVEELGDLAQAHIQQLSEAAGEDDHFLIRASAALEKLKLLCGEEKECSNPSNLLELYTQAILDMTYFEENKLVDEDFPEDSSSQKVKELISFLSEPEILVKENNMHPKHCNLLGDELLECLSWRRGALLYMYCHSLTKRREWLLRKSSLLKKYLLDGISYLLQMLNYRCPIQLNEGVSFQDLDTAKLLSAGIFSDIHLLAMMYSGEMCYWGSKYCADQQPENHEVDTSVSGAGCTTHKEPLDFREVGEKILKKYVSVCEGPLKEQEWNTTNAKQILNFFHHRCN, encoded by the exons ATGGCGGCCGCATTCTGTAGTGTGGTGAGACGAGTGGAAGAGCTCGGGGACCTGGCTCAGGCCCACATACAGCAACTTAGCGAAGCTGCCGGTGAAGATG atCACTTTTTAATTCGGGCCTCTGCAGCATTAGAAAAATTGAAACTCCTAtgtggagaagagaaagaatgttcAAATCCATCAAATCTTCTAGAACTTTACACACAG gctattTTGGACATGACATATTTTGAGGAGAACAAGCTAGTAGATGAAGATTTTCCTGAAGACTCTTCTTCACAGAAAGTAAAAGAGCTGATCAGTTTTCTTTCAGAACCAGAAATTTTAGTCAAGGAAAATAATATGCATCCAAAA cACTGCAATTTGCTTGGGGATGAGCTACTGGAATGTCTGTCTTGGAGACGAGGAGCCCTGCTGTATATGTATTGTCATTCTCTTACCAAAAGAAGAGAATGGCTCTTAAGAAAATCCAGTTTGCTTAAAAAG TACCTTCTTGATGGAATCAGTTACTTGCTACAGATGCTAAATTATCGATGTCCTATCCAGTTAAATGAAGGAGTTTCTTTCCAAGACCTAGACACAGCTAAATTACTGAGTGCAG GAATATTTAGTGACATTCATCTGCTGGCTATGATGTACAGTGGAGAAATGTGTTACTGGGGATCGAAGTATTGTGCTGATCAGCAACCAGAAAATCATGAAGTGGATACTAGTGTTTCTGGAGCAGGCTGCACTACACACAAGGAACCCTTGGATTTCCGAGAAGTAGGAGAAAAGATCTTGAAAaagtatgtatctgtgtgtgaaGGACCCCTGAAAGAACAAGAATGGAATACAACGAatgcaaaacaaattttaaacttCTTTCATCATCGCTGTAACTAG
- the RIMOC1 gene encoding RAB7A-interacting MON1-CCZ1 complex subunit 1 isoform X2: MNSLSVRVTPEARSDHFLIRASAALEKLKLLCGEEKECSNPSNLLELYTQAILDMTYFEENKLVDEDFPEDSSSQKVKELISFLSEPEILVKENNMHPKHCNLLGDELLECLSWRRGALLYMYCHSLTKRREWLLRKSSLLKKYLLDGISYLLQMLNYRCPIQLNEGVSFQDLDTAKLLSAGIFSDIHLLAMMYSGEMCYWGSKYCADQQPENHEVDTSVSGAGCTTHKEPLDFREVGEKILKKYVSVCEGPLKEQEWNTTNAKQILNFFHHRCN, from the exons ATGAACAGCTTATCTGTCCGTGTAACTCCTGAGGCTAGATCAG atCACTTTTTAATTCGGGCCTCTGCAGCATTAGAAAAATTGAAACTCCTAtgtggagaagagaaagaatgttcAAATCCATCAAATCTTCTAGAACTTTACACACAG gctattTTGGACATGACATATTTTGAGGAGAACAAGCTAGTAGATGAAGATTTTCCTGAAGACTCTTCTTCACAGAAAGTAAAAGAGCTGATCAGTTTTCTTTCAGAACCAGAAATTTTAGTCAAGGAAAATAATATGCATCCAAAA cACTGCAATTTGCTTGGGGATGAGCTACTGGAATGTCTGTCTTGGAGACGAGGAGCCCTGCTGTATATGTATTGTCATTCTCTTACCAAAAGAAGAGAATGGCTCTTAAGAAAATCCAGTTTGCTTAAAAAG TACCTTCTTGATGGAATCAGTTACTTGCTACAGATGCTAAATTATCGATGTCCTATCCAGTTAAATGAAGGAGTTTCTTTCCAAGACCTAGACACAGCTAAATTACTGAGTGCAG GAATATTTAGTGACATTCATCTGCTGGCTATGATGTACAGTGGAGAAATGTGTTACTGGGGATCGAAGTATTGTGCTGATCAGCAACCAGAAAATCATGAAGTGGATACTAGTGTTTCTGGAGCAGGCTGCACTACACACAAGGAACCCTTGGATTTCCGAGAAGTAGGAGAAAAGATCTTGAAAaagtatgtatctgtgtgtgaaGGACCCCTGAAAGAACAAGAATGGAATACAACGAatgcaaaacaaattttaaacttCTTTCATCATCGCTGTAACTAG
- the RIMOC1 gene encoding RAB7A-interacting MON1-CCZ1 complex subunit 1 isoform X3, translated as MTYFEENKLVDEDFPEDSSSQKVKELISFLSEPEILVKENNMHPKHCNLLGDELLECLSWRRGALLYMYCHSLTKRREWLLRKSSLLKKYLLDGISYLLQMLNYRCPIQLNEGVSFQDLDTAKLLSAGIFSDIHLLAMMYSGEMCYWGSKYCADQQPENHEVDTSVSGAGCTTHKEPLDFREVGEKILKKYVSVCEGPLKEQEWNTTNAKQILNFFHHRCN; from the exons ATGACATATTTTGAGGAGAACAAGCTAGTAGATGAAGATTTTCCTGAAGACTCTTCTTCACAGAAAGTAAAAGAGCTGATCAGTTTTCTTTCAGAACCAGAAATTTTAGTCAAGGAAAATAATATGCATCCAAAA cACTGCAATTTGCTTGGGGATGAGCTACTGGAATGTCTGTCTTGGAGACGAGGAGCCCTGCTGTATATGTATTGTCATTCTCTTACCAAAAGAAGAGAATGGCTCTTAAGAAAATCCAGTTTGCTTAAAAAG TACCTTCTTGATGGAATCAGTTACTTGCTACAGATGCTAAATTATCGATGTCCTATCCAGTTAAATGAAGGAGTTTCTTTCCAAGACCTAGACACAGCTAAATTACTGAGTGCAG GAATATTTAGTGACATTCATCTGCTGGCTATGATGTACAGTGGAGAAATGTGTTACTGGGGATCGAAGTATTGTGCTGATCAGCAACCAGAAAATCATGAAGTGGATACTAGTGTTTCTGGAGCAGGCTGCACTACACACAAGGAACCCTTGGATTTCCGAGAAGTAGGAGAAAAGATCTTGAAAaagtatgtatctgtgtgtgaaGGACCCCTGAAAGAACAAGAATGGAATACAACGAatgcaaaacaaattttaaacttCTTTCATCATCGCTGTAACTAG
- the FBXO4 gene encoding F-box only protein 4 isoform X1, which translates to MAGSEPRSGTSSPPPPFSDWGRLEAAILSGWKTFWQSVSKERVARTASREEVDEAASTLTRLPIDVQLYILSFLSPHDLCQLGSTNHYWNETVRDPILWRYFLLRDLPSWSSVDWKSLPDLEILKKPVSEVTDGAFFDYMAVYRMCCPYTRRASKSSRPMYGAVTSFLHSLIIQNEPRFAMFGPGLEELNTSLVLSLMSSEELCPTAGLPQRQIDGIGSGVNFQLNNQHKFNILILYSTTRKERDRAREEHTSAVNKIFSRQNEGDDQQGSRYSVIPQIQKVCEVVDGFIYVANAEAHKRHEWQDEFSHIMAMTDPAFGSSGRPLLVLSCISQGDVKRMPCFYLAHELHLNLLNHPWLVQDTEAETLTGFLNGIEWILEEVESKRAR; encoded by the exons ATGGCGGGAAGCGAGCCGCGCAGCGGAACTAGCTCGCCGCCGCCGCCCTTCAGCGACTGGGGCCGCCTGGAGGCGGCCATACTCAGCGGCTGGAAGACCTTCTGGCAGTCAGTGAGCAAGGAGAGGGTGGCGCGTACGGCCTCGCGGGAGGAGGTGGATGAGGCGGCCAGCACCCTGACGCGGCTGCCG ATTGATGTGCAGCTATATATTTTGTCCTTTCTTTCACCTCATGATCTGTGTCAGTTGGGAAGTACAAATCATTATTGGAATGAAACTGTAAGAGATCCAATTCTGTGGAGATACTTTTTGTTAAGGGATCTTCCTTCTTGGTCTTCTGTTGACTGGAAGTCTCTTCCAGATCTAGAAATCTTAAAAAAGCCTGTATCTGAAGTCACTGATGGTGCATTTTTTGACTACATGGCAGT CTATAGAATGTGCTGTCCATATACAAGAAGAGCTTCAAAATCCAGCCGTCCTATGTATGGAGCTGTCACTTCTTTTTTACACTCCCTGATCATTCAGAATGAACCACGATTTGCTATGTTTGGACCAGGTTTGGAAGAATTGAATACCTCTTTGGTGTTGAGCTTAATGTCTTCAGAGGAACTTTGCCCAACAGCTGGTTTGCCTCAGAGGCAGATTGATG GTATTGGATCAGGAGTCAATTTTCAGTTGAACAACCAACATAAATTCAACATTCTAATCTTATATTCAACTACCAG aaaggaAAGAGATAGAGCAAGAGAAGAGCATACAAGTGCAGTTAACAAGATATTCAGTCGACAGAATGAAGGTGATGATCAACAAGGAAGCCGGTACAGTGTGATTCCACAAATTCAAAAAGTGTGTGAAGTTGTAGATGGGTTCATCTATGTTGCAAATGCTGAAGCTCATAAAA GACATGAATGGCAAGATGAATTTTCTCATATTATGGCAATGACAGATCCAGCCTTTGGGTCTTCGGGAAGACCATTGTTGGTTTTATCTTGTATTTCTCAAGGGGATGTAAAAAGAATGCCCTgtttttatttggctcatgaGCTGCATCTGAATCTTCTAAATCACCCATGGCTG GTCCAGGACACAGAGGCTGAAACTCTAACTGGTTTTTTGAATGGCATTGAGTGGATTCTTGAAGAAGTAGAATCTAAGCGTGCAAGATGA
- the FBXO4 gene encoding F-box only protein 4 isoform X2 has product MAGSEPRSGTSSPPPPFSDWGRLEAAILSGWKTFWQSVSKERVARTASREEVDEAASTLTRLPIDVQLYILSFLSPHDLCQLGSTNHYWNETVRDPILWRYFLLRDLPSWSSVDWKSLPDLEILKKPVSEVTDGAFFDYMAVYRMCCPYTRRASKSSRPMYGAVTSFLHSLIIQNEPRFAMFGPGLEELNTSLVLSLMSSEELCPTAGLPQRQIDGIGSGVNFQLNNQHKFNILILYSTTRKERDRAREEHTSAVNKIFSRQNEGDDQQGSRYSVIPQIQKVCEVVDGFIYVANAEAHKSPGHRG; this is encoded by the exons ATGGCGGGAAGCGAGCCGCGCAGCGGAACTAGCTCGCCGCCGCCGCCCTTCAGCGACTGGGGCCGCCTGGAGGCGGCCATACTCAGCGGCTGGAAGACCTTCTGGCAGTCAGTGAGCAAGGAGAGGGTGGCGCGTACGGCCTCGCGGGAGGAGGTGGATGAGGCGGCCAGCACCCTGACGCGGCTGCCG ATTGATGTGCAGCTATATATTTTGTCCTTTCTTTCACCTCATGATCTGTGTCAGTTGGGAAGTACAAATCATTATTGGAATGAAACTGTAAGAGATCCAATTCTGTGGAGATACTTTTTGTTAAGGGATCTTCCTTCTTGGTCTTCTGTTGACTGGAAGTCTCTTCCAGATCTAGAAATCTTAAAAAAGCCTGTATCTGAAGTCACTGATGGTGCATTTTTTGACTACATGGCAGT CTATAGAATGTGCTGTCCATATACAAGAAGAGCTTCAAAATCCAGCCGTCCTATGTATGGAGCTGTCACTTCTTTTTTACACTCCCTGATCATTCAGAATGAACCACGATTTGCTATGTTTGGACCAGGTTTGGAAGAATTGAATACCTCTTTGGTGTTGAGCTTAATGTCTTCAGAGGAACTTTGCCCAACAGCTGGTTTGCCTCAGAGGCAGATTGATG GTATTGGATCAGGAGTCAATTTTCAGTTGAACAACCAACATAAATTCAACATTCTAATCTTATATTCAACTACCAG aaaggaAAGAGATAGAGCAAGAGAAGAGCATACAAGTGCAGTTAACAAGATATTCAGTCGACAGAATGAAGGTGATGATCAACAAGGAAGCCGGTACAGTGTGATTCCACAAATTCAAAAAGTGTGTGAAGTTGTAGATGGGTTCATCTATGTTGCAAATGCTGAAGCTCATAAAA GTCCAGGACACAGAGGCTGA